A part of Jatrophihabitans sp. genomic DNA contains:
- a CDS encoding acyl carrier protein produces the protein MTMMYDRIADLLVEHFEVDRSELSPDVTFDDLGVDSLFMVEMLLILQTELGVQISEDVAAPGDTIGHAAESIDKQVAAAAAPS, from the coding sequence ATGACAGGATCGCCGATCTTCTGGTCGAGCACTTCGAGGTAGACCGTTCAGAGCTCAGCCCGGACGTCACCTTCGACGACCTGGGCGTGGACTCCCTCTTCATGGTGGAGATGCTGTTGATCTTGCAGACCGAACTCGGTGTGCAGATCAGCGAGGACGTCGCCGCTCCCGGGGACACCATCGGCCACGCGGCCGAGTCGATCGACAAGCAAGTGGCCGCCGCGGCAGCGCCCTCATGA